One Streptomyces sp. NBC_00102 DNA segment encodes these proteins:
- the ileS gene encoding isoleucine--tRNA ligase → MTSPQYRPVPAQVDLPALEHTVLDFWRDGKVFAKSLEQSEGRPEWVFYEGPPTANGMPGAHHIEARVFKDVFPRFRTMQGYHVGRKAGWDCHGLPVELAVEKELGFNGKKDIEAYGIAEFNAKCRESVTRHTDAFSDLTTRMGYWVDMDDAYRTMDPEYVDSVWWSLKKIFDKDLLVQSHRVAPWCPRCGTGLSDHELAQGYETVVDPSVFVRFPLTSGPLAGRASLLVWTTTPWTLVSNTAVAAHPEVEYVVATNGEERLVVARPLVEKALGEGWELTGESFTGREMERWTYERPFDLVEFPAEAHYVVNAEYVTTEDGTGLVHQSPAFGADDLLVCKAYGLPVVNPVRPDGTFEEDLPLVGGVFFKKADEALTEDLAARGKLFRHVPYEHSYPHCWRCHTALLYYAQPSWYIRTTAVKDRLLAENEKTNWFPDSVKNGRFGDWLHNNVDWALSRNRYWGTPLPIWRCEDGHLTCVGSRAELSELTGSDQSGLDPHRPFVDAITFTCTEDNCQLEAYRVPEVIDAWYDSGSMPFAQWGYPYKNKEVFESRYPAQFISEAIDQTRGWFYTLMAVGTLVFDQSSYENVVCLGHILAEDGRKMSKHLGNTLDPIPLMDQHGADAVRWFMAAGGSPWAARRVGHGTIQEVVRKTLLTYWNTVAFQALYARTSAWAPSAADPAPADRTVLDRWLLSELNALVGQVTTALDGFDTQRAGKLLSSFVDDLSNWYVRRSRRRFWQGDKAALRTLHEVVETVTRLMAPLTPFITERVWQDLVVPVTPDAPESVHLSSWPVADASAVDPELSTQMALVRRLVELGRATRAESGVKTRQPLSRALVAAAGFEALSADLHAQITEELNVSSLASLSEVGGSLVDTTAKANFRALGKRFGKGVQAVAKAVANAEAAALSQALREGTASVEVDGETVSLTPDEVIITETPREGWSVASDSGATVALDLEITPELRRAGLARDAIRLIQEARKNSGLDVADRIAVRWTSDSAATVEALTEHAPLIADEVLALDYARGDADDSYGTPFEDEGLDLRFRLRKH, encoded by the coding sequence ATGACATCGCCGCAGTACCGCCCGGTCCCCGCTCAGGTCGACCTGCCCGCGCTGGAGCACACCGTGCTCGACTTCTGGCGCGACGGCAAGGTCTTCGCCAAGAGCCTCGAACAGTCCGAGGGCCGCCCCGAGTGGGTCTTCTACGAGGGCCCGCCGACCGCCAACGGCATGCCCGGCGCCCACCACATCGAAGCCCGCGTCTTCAAGGACGTCTTTCCGCGCTTCCGCACGATGCAGGGCTACCACGTCGGCCGGAAGGCCGGCTGGGACTGCCACGGTCTGCCCGTGGAGCTCGCGGTCGAGAAGGAGCTGGGCTTCAACGGCAAGAAGGACATCGAGGCGTACGGCATCGCCGAGTTCAACGCCAAGTGCCGCGAGTCCGTGACCCGCCACACCGACGCCTTCTCCGACCTGACGACCCGCATGGGGTACTGGGTCGACATGGACGACGCGTACCGGACGATGGACCCGGAGTACGTCGACTCGGTCTGGTGGTCGCTGAAGAAGATCTTCGACAAGGACCTGCTGGTCCAGTCCCACCGCGTCGCTCCCTGGTGCCCCCGCTGCGGCACAGGCCTCTCCGACCACGAACTGGCGCAGGGGTACGAGACGGTCGTCGACCCGTCGGTCTTCGTCCGCTTCCCGCTGACCTCCGGCCCGCTGGCCGGCCGGGCGTCGCTGCTGGTCTGGACGACCACCCCGTGGACGCTGGTCTCCAACACCGCCGTCGCCGCCCACCCCGAGGTGGAGTACGTCGTGGCGACGAACGGCGAGGAGCGTCTCGTCGTGGCGCGCCCGCTGGTGGAGAAGGCGCTCGGCGAGGGCTGGGAGCTCACCGGCGAGTCCTTCACCGGCCGGGAGATGGAGCGCTGGACCTACGAGCGCCCCTTCGACCTGGTCGAGTTCCCCGCCGAGGCGCACTACGTCGTCAACGCCGAGTACGTCACCACCGAGGACGGTACGGGTCTGGTCCACCAGTCCCCCGCGTTCGGCGCCGACGACCTCCTGGTCTGCAAGGCGTACGGTCTGCCGGTGGTCAACCCGGTGCGCCCGGACGGCACCTTCGAGGAGGACCTGCCGCTGGTCGGCGGGGTCTTCTTCAAGAAGGCGGACGAGGCGCTCACCGAGGACCTCGCCGCCCGGGGCAAGCTCTTCCGCCACGTCCCGTACGAGCACAGCTACCCGCACTGCTGGCGCTGCCACACCGCGCTGCTCTACTACGCGCAGCCGTCCTGGTACATCCGCACCACCGCCGTCAAGGACCGCCTCCTCGCGGAGAACGAGAAGACCAACTGGTTCCCGGACTCGGTGAAGAACGGCCGCTTCGGCGACTGGCTGCACAACAACGTCGACTGGGCGCTCTCCCGCAACCGCTACTGGGGCACCCCGCTGCCGATCTGGCGCTGCGAGGACGGCCACCTCACCTGCGTCGGTTCGCGCGCCGAACTGTCGGAGCTGACCGGCAGCGACCAGTCGGGCCTCGACCCGCACCGGCCGTTCGTCGACGCGATCACGTTCACCTGCACCGAGGACAACTGCCAGTTGGAGGCGTACCGCGTCCCCGAGGTCATCGACGCCTGGTACGACTCGGGTTCGATGCCGTTCGCGCAGTGGGGCTACCCGTACAAGAACAAGGAGGTCTTCGAGAGCCGCTACCCGGCGCAGTTCATCTCGGAGGCCATCGACCAGACGCGTGGCTGGTTCTACACGCTGATGGCGGTCGGCACCCTCGTCTTCGACCAGTCCTCCTACGAGAACGTGGTCTGCCTCGGCCACATCCTCGCCGAGGACGGCCGGAAGATGTCCAAGCACCTGGGCAACACCCTCGACCCGATCCCGCTGATGGACCAGCACGGCGCCGACGCGGTGCGCTGGTTCATGGCCGCGGGCGGTTCCCCGTGGGCGGCCCGGCGTGTGGGTCACGGCACCATCCAGGAGGTCGTCCGCAAGACGCTCCTGACGTACTGGAACACGGTCGCCTTCCAGGCGCTGTACGCCCGTACGTCCGCGTGGGCGCCGTCGGCGGCCGACCCGGCACCGGCGGACCGCACGGTCCTGGACCGCTGGCTGCTGAGTGAACTCAACGCCCTGGTGGGCCAGGTGACCACCGCGCTGGACGGCTTCGACACCCAGCGGGCGGGCAAGCTGCTCTCCTCGTTCGTCGACGACCTCTCCAACTGGTACGTCCGCCGCTCGCGCCGCCGCTTCTGGCAGGGCGACAAGGCGGCGCTGCGCACGCTGCACGAGGTCGTCGAGACGGTGACCCGGCTGATGGCCCCGCTGACTCCGTTCATCACCGAGCGGGTCTGGCAGGACCTGGTGGTTCCGGTGACCCCGGACGCCCCCGAGTCGGTGCACCTCTCCTCGTGGCCGGTGGCCGACGCCTCGGCGGTCGACCCCGAACTCTCCACGCAGATGGCGCTGGTGCGCCGGCTGGTGGAGCTCGGCCGGGCGACCCGCGCCGAGTCGGGCGTGAAGACCCGCCAGCCGCTCTCCCGCGCGCTGGTCGCGGCGGCCGGCTTCGAGGCGCTCTCCGCCGATCTGCACGCGCAGATCACCGAGGAGCTGAACGTCTCCTCGCTGGCCTCGCTCTCCGAGGTGGGCGGCTCGCTGGTCGACACCACGGCGAAGGCCAACTTCCGCGCGCTGGGCAAGCGTTTCGGCAAGGGCGTGCAGGCGGTCGCGAAGGCGGTCGCGAACGCCGAGGCCGCCGCGCTCTCGCAGGCGCTGCGCGAGGGGACCGCATCGGTGGAGGTGGACGGCGAGACGGTCTCGCTGACGCCGGACGAGGTCATCATCACGGAGACCCCGCGCGAGGGCTGGTCGGTGGCGTCCGACTCGGGCGCCACGGTCGCCCTGGACCTGGAGATCACCCCGGAGCTGCGCCGCGCGGGCCTCGCCCGTGACGCGATCCGGCTGATCCAGGAGGCCCGCAAGAACAGCGGCCTGGACGTGGCGGACCGGATCGCGGTGCGCTGGACCTCCGACTCGGCCGCCACGGTGGAGGCGCTCACCGAGCACGCCCCGCTGATCGCGGACGAGGTGCTCGCCCTGGACTACGCCCGGGGCGACGCGGACGACTCGTACGGCACCCCGTTCGAGGACGAGGGCCTGGACCTGCGCTTCCGCCTCCGCAAGCACTGA
- the murG gene encoding undecaprenyldiphospho-muramoylpentapeptide beta-N-acetylglucosaminyltransferase: MHVVLAGGGTAGHIEPALALADALRRQDPTVGITALGTERGLETRLVPERGYDLALIPAVPLPRKPTPELITVPGRLRGTIKAAEQILERTKADCVVGFGGYVALPGYLAAKRAGVPIVVHEANARPGLANKIGSRYAHGVAVSTPDSKLRGARYIGIPLRRTIATLDRARVRPEARAAFGLDPNLPTLLVSGGSQGARHLNEVVQRVAPLLQRSGIQILHVVGPKNELPRIDNMPGMPPYIPVPYVDRMDLAYAAADMMLCRAGAMTVAELSAVGLPAAYVPLPIGNGEQRLNAQPVVNAGGGLLVDDAALTPEWVQAHVLPVLSDPHRLYEMSRAAAEFGRRDADDLLVGMVYEAIAARRQA, encoded by the coding sequence GTGCATGTCGTACTCGCCGGCGGGGGGACCGCCGGCCACATCGAGCCCGCGCTTGCCCTCGCAGACGCCCTGCGGAGGCAGGACCCGACCGTGGGCATCACCGCCCTCGGCACGGAACGCGGCCTGGAGACCAGGCTCGTACCCGAGCGGGGGTACGACCTGGCGCTCATCCCGGCCGTGCCGCTGCCCCGTAAGCCCACACCGGAGCTGATCACCGTCCCGGGCCGGCTGCGCGGCACCATCAAGGCCGCCGAGCAGATCCTGGAACGCACCAAGGCGGACTGCGTGGTCGGCTTCGGCGGCTACGTCGCGCTGCCCGGCTACCTCGCCGCCAAGCGCGCCGGAGTGCCCATCGTCGTCCACGAGGCCAACGCGCGCCCCGGCCTGGCCAACAAGATCGGCTCCCGGTACGCCCACGGCGTCGCCGTCTCCACCCCCGACAGCAAGCTGCGCGGCGCCCGCTACATCGGCATCCCGCTGCGCCGCACCATCGCCACCCTGGACCGGGCCCGGGTGCGCCCGGAGGCGCGCGCGGCCTTCGGGCTCGACCCCAACCTGCCCACCCTGCTGGTCTCCGGCGGTTCGCAGGGAGCCCGCCACCTCAACGAGGTGGTCCAGCGGGTCGCGCCACTGCTCCAGCGGTCGGGCATCCAGATCCTGCACGTGGTCGGCCCGAAGAACGAATTGCCGCGTATCGACAACATGCCCGGTATGCCGCCCTACATCCCGGTACCGTACGTGGACCGGATGGACCTCGCGTACGCCGCGGCCGACATGATGCTCTGCCGCGCGGGCGCGATGACCGTGGCCGAGCTCTCGGCCGTCGGGCTGCCCGCCGCGTACGTACCGCTGCCGATCGGCAACGGCGAACAGCGGCTCAACGCCCAGCCGGTGGTCAACGCCGGCGGCGGTCTGCTGGTCGACGACGCGGCCCTCACCCCCGAGTGGGTGCAGGCCCATGTCCTCCCGGTGCTGTCCGATCCGCACCGGCTGTATGAAATGTCCCGCGCCGCCGCGGAGTTCGGCCGGCGCGACGCCGACGACCTGCTCGTCGGCATGGTGTACGAGGCGATTGCCGCACGCCGCCAGGCGTGA
- a CDS encoding cell division protein FtsQ/DivIB: MAGPTTAQRGSGKQADTPARAPHAGPGGGAPGRRRAVVLGAAGAALLAGGVAWALWGSSWLRLEDVGVSGTDVLSRAEVEAAASAPVGSPLVSVDTDSLERRLRRKLPRIDTVDVTRSWPHGIDIEVTERKPVLLLKKGANFTEVDAGGVRFATVDKAPEKVPLLELSPEPSASLRRFGGDRLLREAVEVAGDLPAAVARDTEVVRVTSYDAISLKLTGGREVIWGSGEQGAVKAKVLTALMKAAPKAGHFDVSAPTAPASSES; the protein is encoded by the coding sequence GTGGCCGGACCGACGACCGCCCAGCGCGGTTCAGGGAAGCAGGCGGACACCCCGGCGCGCGCGCCGCACGCCGGTCCCGGAGGCGGTGCGCCCGGCCGCCGCAGGGCGGTGGTCCTCGGCGCGGCCGGGGCCGCCCTGCTCGCCGGGGGCGTGGCGTGGGCGCTCTGGGGCTCCTCCTGGCTCCGGCTGGAGGACGTCGGGGTGAGCGGGACCGACGTCCTCTCCCGGGCGGAGGTGGAGGCGGCGGCGTCGGCTCCGGTCGGCTCGCCGCTGGTCTCCGTGGACACCGATTCCCTGGAGCGCCGGTTGCGGCGGAAACTCCCCCGCATCGACACCGTGGACGTGACGCGTTCCTGGCCGCACGGAATCGACATCGAGGTGACGGAGCGAAAGCCGGTCCTTCTGCTGAAAAAGGGCGCAAACTTCACCGAAGTGGACGCCGGGGGTGTGCGGTTCGCGACGGTGGACAAAGCGCCTGAAAAGGTTCCGTTGCTGGAATTGTCGCCCGAACCTTCCGCGAGTCTGCGCCGTTTCGGCGGTGACCGTCTGTTGCGGGAAGCGGTCGAAGTCGCCGGCGACCTCCCCGCCGCCGTCGCGCGGGACACCGAGGTGGTGCGGGTGACCTCGTACGATGCGATCTCGCTGAAGCTGACGGGGGGACGGGAAGTGATCTGGGGCAGTGGTGAACAGGGCGCGGTGAAGGCGAAAGTCCTCACCGCGCTGATGAAAGCGGCACCCAAAGCAGGACACTTCGACGTGAGTGCGCCCACCGCTCCGGCATCTTCGGAGAGTTGA
- a CDS encoding cell division protein SepF, whose translation MAGAMRKMAVYLGLVEDDGYDGPGFDPDDEFEPEPEPERDRRRHQPAHQVERERERDEPVRVVQPPAPREPVQLPAESVRPARIAPVASITPERPNLEKNAPVIMPKVVSEREPYRITTLHPRTYNEARTIGEHFREGTPVIMNLTEMDDTDAKRLVDFAAGLVFGLHGSIERVTQKVFLLSPANVDVTAEDKARIAEGGFFNQS comes from the coding sequence ATGGCCGGCGCGATGCGCAAGATGGCGGTCTACCTCGGCCTCGTGGAGGACGATGGGTACGACGGTCCGGGGTTCGACCCCGACGATGAATTCGAACCCGAGCCGGAGCCCGAGCGGGACCGGCGCAGGCACCAGCCCGCGCATCAGGTGGAGCGGGAGCGCGAAAGGGACGAACCGGTACGAGTGGTGCAACCCCCCGCGCCGCGCGAGCCAGTTCAGCTCCCCGCCGAGAGTGTGCGACCCGCCCGGATCGCGCCCGTGGCATCCATCACACCTGAACGCCCCAACCTGGAGAAGAACGCACCCGTGATCATGCCCAAGGTCGTCTCCGAGCGGGAGCCGTACCGCATCACCACGTTGCACCCCCGGACCTACAACGAGGCCCGTACCATCGGGGAACACTTCCGTGAGGGCACTCCGGTGATCATGAATCTCACGGAGATGGACGACACGGACGCAAAGCGACTTGTCGACTTTGCCGCGGGACTCGTCTTCGGACTTCATGGCAGCATTGAGCGCGTGACGCAGAAGGTGTTCCTGTTGTCGCCTGCTAACGTCGATGTCACGGCGGAGGACAAGGCCCGTATTGCAGAGGGCGGGTTCTTCAACCAGAGCTGA
- the pgeF gene encoding peptidoglycan editing factor PgeF: MIDRHHAGPASTAGPAVTSVLAADPSGGARAHFAFTDRWGGVSTAPYGSLNLGGAVGDDPAAVVANRARAAGELGLDPARVVWMNQVHGREVAVVDGPWGPDREIPAVDALVTARRALPLAVLTADCVPVLLADPVAGVVSAAHAGRPGLVAGVVPAAVEAMLALGAEASRIVARTGPAVCGGCYEVPAAMRDEVAEAVPAARAETRWGTPAVDVVAGVHSQLAALGVRDVRRSPFCTRESDDHFSYRRDRTTGRLAGYVWVDGPLEGHVEGDRGDQDHEDRA; the protein is encoded by the coding sequence GTGATAGACCGGCACCACGCGGGACCCGCGAGCACCGCGGGTCCCGCCGTCACATCGGTACTCGCGGCGGACCCGTCCGGTGGCGCCCGTGCCCACTTCGCCTTCACCGACCGGTGGGGCGGGGTGAGCACCGCCCCGTACGGGTCGCTGAACCTCGGCGGCGCGGTCGGAGACGACCCCGCCGCCGTGGTCGCGAACAGGGCGCGCGCCGCCGGTGAGCTCGGGTTGGACCCGGCGCGGGTCGTCTGGATGAACCAGGTGCACGGCCGCGAGGTCGCCGTGGTCGACGGGCCCTGGGGCCCGGACCGGGAGATCCCGGCGGTGGACGCGCTGGTGACCGCGCGTCGGGCGCTGCCGCTCGCCGTGCTCACCGCGGACTGCGTCCCGGTCCTGCTGGCCGACCCGGTCGCCGGAGTCGTCTCGGCGGCACACGCCGGCCGCCCCGGCCTCGTCGCCGGAGTCGTCCCCGCCGCGGTGGAGGCGATGCTCGCCCTCGGTGCCGAAGCCTCCCGGATCGTCGCCCGCACCGGACCGGCGGTCTGCGGCGGTTGCTACGAGGTGCCGGCCGCGATGCGGGACGAGGTCGCCGAGGCCGTACCCGCGGCACGGGCCGAGACCCGGTGGGGTACCCCGGCGGTGGACGTCGTCGCCGGGGTCCACTCCCAGCTCGCCGCGCTCGGGGTGCGCGACGTGCGGCGTTCGCCGTTCTGCACGCGGGAGTCGGACGACCACTTCTCGTACCGGCGCGACCGCACCACCGGACGGCTCGCCGGATACGTCTGGGTGGACGGACCCCTCGAAGGGCACGTCGAGGGCGACCGGGGCGACCAGGACCACGAGGACAGGGCATGA
- a CDS encoding DivIVA domain-containing protein, whose product MPLTPEDVRNKQFTTVRLREGYDEDEVDAFLDEVESELTRLLRENEDLRAKLAAATRAAAQNQQQQAMRKPPEQQQERPGAPVPAAISGPPVQQQPPQMGPPQLPAGPSGHGPQQGQHGPGPQGQHGPGPMQGGPMGGAMGGPMGGPMGHAPQQMQQQMQPMQQMQQPMQQMQQQGPGGDSAARVLSLAQQTADQAIAEARSEANKIVGEARSRAEGLERDARAKADALERDAQEKHRVAMGSLESARATLERKVEDLRGFEREYRTRLKSYLESQLRQLETQADDSLAPPRSPAAASLPPSPSLAPAGAGAMGHGMGAGNHGGPSMGGNPSMGPGPSFGGQQQMSPAMTQPMAPVRPQAPQPMQQAPSPMRGFLIDEDDN is encoded by the coding sequence ATGCCGCTGACCCCCGAGGACGTGCGGAACAAGCAGTTCACGACCGTCCGCCTCCGAGAAGGCTATGACGAGGACGAGGTCGATGCCTTCCTCGACGAGGTCGAATCCGAGCTGACGCGACTGCTCCGCGAGAACGAGGACCTGCGCGCCAAGCTGGCCGCCGCGACGCGTGCCGCCGCGCAGAACCAGCAGCAGCAGGCCATGCGCAAGCCCCCGGAGCAGCAGCAGGAGAGGCCCGGGGCTCCCGTGCCCGCCGCCATATCGGGTCCGCCGGTCCAGCAGCAGCCCCCGCAGATGGGTCCGCCGCAGCTGCCCGCCGGTCCCAGCGGCCATGGCCCCCAGCAGGGTCAGCACGGCCCCGGTCCGCAGGGCCAGCACGGCCCCGGCCCGATGCAGGGCGGCCCCATGGGCGGCGCCATGGGTGGTCCCATGGGCGGTCCCATGGGTCACGCTCCCCAGCAGATGCAGCAGCAGATGCAGCCCATGCAGCAGATGCAGCAGCCGATGCAGCAGATGCAGCAGCAGGGACCCGGTGGCGACAGCGCCGCCCGTGTCCTCTCGCTGGCGCAGCAGACCGCCGACCAGGCGATCGCGGAGGCCCGTTCCGAGGCCAACAAGATCGTCGGTGAGGCGCGCAGCCGTGCCGAGGGTCTGGAGCGCGACGCGCGGGCGAAGGCCGACGCGCTGGAGCGGGACGCGCAGGAGAAGCACCGCGTGGCGATGGGCTCGCTGGAGTCGGCCCGCGCGACGCTGGAGCGCAAGGTCGAGGACCTGCGTGGCTTCGAGCGCGAGTACCGCACCCGCCTGAAGTCGTACCTGGAGAGCCAGCTGCGTCAGCTGGAGACCCAGGCCGACGACTCGCTGGCTCCGCCGCGGAGCCCCGCGGCCGCCTCGCTGCCGCCGTCGCCCTCGCTGGCTCCGGCCGGTGCCGGTGCGATGGGCCACGGCATGGGCGCCGGCAACCACGGCGGCCCGTCGATGGGTGGCAACCCGTCCATGGGTCCCGGACCGTCCTTCGGTGGGCAGCAGCAGATGTCGCCCGCGATGACGCAGCCGATGGCACCGGTACGGCCGCAGGCGCCGCAGCCGATGCAGCAGGCTCCGTCGCCGATGCGCGGGTTCCTCATCGACGAGGACGACAACTGA
- the ftsZ gene encoding cell division protein FtsZ: MAAPQNYLAVIKVIGVGGGGVNAINRMIEVGLKGVEFIAINTDAQALLMSDADVKLDVGRELTRGLGAGANPAVGRKAAEDHREEIEEVLKGADMVFVTAGEGGGTGTGGAPVVANIARSLGALTIGVVTRPFTFEGRRRANQAEDGIAELREEVDTLIVIPNDRLLSISDRQVSVLDAFKSADQVLLSGVQGITDLITTPGLINLDFADVKSVMSEAGSALMGIGSARGDDRAVAAAEMAISSPLLEASIDGARGVLLSISGGSDLGLFEINEAAQLVSEAAHPEANIIFGAVIDDALGDEVRVTVIAAGFDGGQPPARRENVIGAGATKREEPAPPARPEPVRHSAGLGSVPVREEAPAPVEPVPVANDGSLPPVAPPHVPTARPYQDTQAEELDVPDFLK, from the coding sequence GTGGCAGCACCGCAGAACTACCTCGCAGTCATCAAGGTCATCGGTGTCGGCGGCGGTGGTGTCAATGCCATCAACCGAATGATCGAGGTCGGTCTCAAGGGCGTCGAGTTCATCGCGATCAACACGGACGCGCAAGCCCTGTTGATGAGCGACGCCGACGTCAAGCTCGACGTCGGCCGCGAACTCACCCGGGGACTCGGCGCCGGAGCCAACCCGGCAGTCGGTCGCAAGGCGGCAGAGGACCACCGTGAAGAGATCGAGGAGGTCCTCAAGGGGGCCGACATGGTCTTCGTCACCGCAGGAGAGGGCGGCGGCACCGGCACCGGTGGCGCACCCGTCGTGGCCAACATCGCCCGTTCACTGGGCGCCCTGACGATCGGTGTGGTCACCCGCCCGTTCACCTTCGAGGGCCGCCGGCGCGCGAACCAGGCGGAGGACGGCATCGCCGAGCTCCGCGAAGAGGTCGACACCCTCATCGTCATCCCCAACGACCGGCTGCTGTCCATCTCGGACCGCCAGGTGAGCGTGCTCGACGCGTTCAAGTCGGCCGACCAGGTACTGCTCTCGGGTGTCCAGGGCATCACCGACCTCATCACCACCCCCGGCCTCATCAACCTCGACTTCGCCGACGTCAAGTCGGTCATGTCCGAGGCGGGTTCGGCGCTCATGGGCATCGGCTCGGCCCGCGGCGACGACCGCGCGGTGGCGGCGGCGGAGATGGCGATCTCCTCGCCCCTCCTGGAGGCGTCCATCGACGGCGCCCGCGGCGTGCTGCTCTCCATCTCCGGCGGCAGCGACCTCGGTCTCTTCGAGATCAACGAGGCCGCCCAGCTGGTGAGCGAGGCGGCGCACCCGGAGGCGAACATCATCTTCGGCGCGGTCATCGACGACGCGCTGGGCGACGAGGTGCGGGTCACCGTGATCGCTGCGGGCTTCGATGGCGGTCAGCCGCCGGCCCGCCGCGAGAACGTGATCGGCGCCGGTGCCACCAAGCGCGAGGAGCCCGCCCCGCCGGCCCGGCCCGAGCCGGTCCGCCACTCGGCCGGACTCGGTTCCGTACCGGTCCGCGAAGAGGCCCCGGCCCCGGTCGAGCCCGTACCGGTCGCGAACGACGGCTCGCTGCCGCCGGTGGCCCCGCCGCACGTTCCGACGGCCCGTCCCTACCAGGACACCCAGGCCGAAGAGCTGGACGTACCGGACTTCCTGAAGTGA
- a CDS encoding YggS family pyridoxal phosphate-dependent enzyme → MTDRSKELADNLARVEERIASACSAAGRSRDEVTLIVVTKTYPASDVRILHGLGVRQVAENRDQDAAPKAADCSDLSLTWHFVGQLQTNKVRSVTRYADVVQSIDRIKLVSALSTAAAGERESELGCLIQVALDAGNGGRGERGGVAPEGVEALAAAVAAAPGLRLDGLMTVAPLAGPYAGRQRAAFERLMEISSRLRTDHPAANMVSAGMSSDLEDAVAAGATHVRVGTAVLGVRPRLG, encoded by the coding sequence ATGACGGACCGCAGCAAGGAACTCGCCGACAACCTGGCGCGGGTGGAGGAACGTATCGCCTCCGCCTGTTCCGCGGCCGGCCGGTCGCGGGACGAGGTCACCCTGATCGTGGTCACCAAGACCTATCCGGCGAGCGACGTGCGGATCCTGCACGGACTCGGTGTGCGTCAGGTGGCCGAGAACCGGGACCAGGACGCCGCCCCCAAGGCCGCGGACTGTTCGGATCTGTCGCTCACTTGGCACTTCGTCGGTCAACTTCAGACCAACAAGGTTCGTTCGGTGACGCGTTATGCCGATGTGGTGCAGTCGATCGACCGGATCAAGTTGGTTTCCGCTCTCTCCACGGCTGCGGCCGGTGAGCGGGAGAGTGAACTCGGCTGCTTGATCCAGGTCGCCCTCGACGCCGGGAACGGCGGACGCGGCGAGCGGGGCGGGGTCGCCCCCGAGGGCGTGGAGGCGCTGGCCGCCGCGGTGGCGGCGGCACCGGGGCTCCGGCTCGACGGTCTGATGACGGTCGCGCCGCTCGCCGGCCCCTATGCCGGACGCCAACGGGCCGCCTTCGAGCGGCTGATGGAAATCTCATCCCGGCTGCGCACGGACCATCCGGCTGCGAACATGGTCTCCGCGGGGATGAGTTCGGACCTCGAGGACGCCGTAGCGGCCGGAGCGACACATGTACGCGTCGGTACTGCGGTACTCGGAGTCCGACCCCGGCTCGGGTAA
- a CDS encoding YggT family protein — protein MGVALEVVSVALKCFLVVLIFRLVMDYVFQFARSWEPGKPMVVVLEATYTATDPPLKLLRRLIPPLRLGGVALDLSFFVLMIIVYILIELLQWLASSV, from the coding sequence ATGGGCGTCGCACTCGAAGTGGTCAGCGTCGCGCTGAAGTGCTTCCTCGTCGTGCTGATCTTCCGGCTGGTCATGGACTACGTCTTCCAGTTCGCGCGTTCATGGGAGCCGGGCAAGCCGATGGTGGTGGTTCTCGAGGCCACTTACACGGCCACCGATCCACCGCTCAAGCTCCTGCGGCGGTTGATTCCGCCGCTGCGTCTCGGGGGCGTGGCGCTCGACCTGTCCTTCTTCGTTCTGATGATCATCGTCTACATCCTGATCGAGCTGCTCCAGTGGCTTGCGAGCAGCGTGTGA